Proteins from a single region of Paraglaciecola sp. T6c:
- a CDS encoding rhodanese-like domain-containing protein has protein sequence MEQVIEFATNHYILAGLFVALLVALLYSTVASSFSKLKELSTHEATLLMNKDDAMVLDIRPVAEFKKGHILGAKQIKPEQVTKGDFTGLEKQKDKPIIVVCAMGMTCKRTANQMLKEGFEQVSVLKGGMNAWQGASLPISK, from the coding sequence ATGGAACAAGTGATTGAATTTGCTACAAATCACTACATTTTAGCGGGTTTATTCGTCGCTTTGTTAGTAGCTTTACTTTACTCCACAGTGGCGAGTTCATTTTCAAAACTAAAAGAGCTAAGCACCCATGAAGCCACTCTTCTAATGAATAAAGATGATGCTATGGTGCTGGATATTCGCCCTGTCGCTGAATTTAAAAAGGGCCACATCTTAGGCGCGAAACAGATCAAACCTGAGCAGGTAACCAAAGGCGATTTTACCGGCCTTGAAAAACAAAAAGACAAACCCATTATTGTTGTGTGCGCAATGGGAATGACATGTAAACGTACCGCAAACCAAATGCTGAAGGAAGGTTTTGAGCAGGTATCCGTTCTTAAAGGTGGGATGAACGCTTGGCAAGGCGCGAGTCTTCCAATTAGCAAATAA
- the grxC gene encoding glutaredoxin 3, translated as MSKVEIYTKGHCPYCHRAKALLEQKGVTYTEFKVDVQPELRPEMITRANGGSTVPQIFIGEHHVGGCDEMFALESQNKLDTLLSA; from the coding sequence ATGAGTAAAGTCGAAATTTACACCAAAGGACATTGTCCTTACTGTCACCGCGCTAAAGCCCTGTTGGAGCAAAAAGGCGTGACGTATACCGAATTTAAAGTGGATGTTCAACCTGAGCTTCGTCCAGAGATGATCACCCGCGCTAATGGTGGTTCAACCGTGCCACAGATATTTATCGGTGAGCATCATGTAGGTGGTTGTGACGAAATGTTCGCACTAGAATCACAAAATAAATTAGATACATTACTTTCTGCATAA
- the secB gene encoding protein-export chaperone SecB codes for MAEENQTTPADAAQAAQGPQFAIQRIYTKDISFETPNSPAIFQKEWKPEVQLDLDTRSALIEENVYEIVLAVTVTAMLGEETAFLCEVQQAGIFAIGEMPEQNKAHMLGSFCPNTLFPYARETISNLVNRGTFPPLNLAPVNFDAIFAAYMQKRAAQQAQEQAPTQLDA; via the coding sequence ATGGCTGAAGAAAACCAAACAACCCCAGCTGACGCAGCACAAGCCGCTCAGGGACCTCAATTCGCAATTCAACGCATTTACACTAAGGACATTTCTTTTGAAACGCCTAATTCACCGGCGATTTTTCAAAAAGAATGGAAACCTGAAGTTCAACTAGATTTGGACACCCGTAGTGCGCTGATCGAAGAAAATGTCTACGAGATCGTTTTGGCTGTCACTGTAACGGCTATGTTAGGTGAAGAAACAGCCTTTTTGTGTGAAGTACAGCAGGCGGGTATCTTCGCGATTGGCGAAATGCCTGAGCAAAATAAAGCGCACATGTTGGGCTCTTTCTGCCCGAACACGCTTTTCCCTTATGCACGCGAAACGATTTCTAATTTAGTCAATCGTGGTACTTTCCCTCCTCTTAACCTTGCGCCGGTAAACTTTGACGCTATTTTTGCAGCATACATGCAAAAACGTGCGGCTCAGCAGGCACAAGAACAAGCACCTACGCAGCTAGACGCGTAA
- the gpsA gene encoding NAD(P)H-dependent glycerol-3-phosphate dehydrogenase, producing MKQTVSVLGAGSYGTALAFCLARNGVATTLWGRDPKQMQDMATARCNQKYLPGATFPGPLVIEADLLKAVNLNNDLLIVTPSHGFSALLRQIKPMLTPAHRIIWATKGLDPENGRLLQDVAREILGDAIPLAVVSGPTFAKEMVAGLPTAISVSSTDEQLATDFANMLHCSRSFRVYKNNDFVGVQLGGAVKNVIAIGAGLADGLGFGSNARTALITRGLAELTRLGITLGAQPETFMGMAGLGDLVLTCTDNQSRNRRFGLALGAGKSIDDAIAEIGQVVEGYRNTKEVHQLAARHQVEMPICEQIYQVLYQGKPAKEAALALLGREQTSE from the coding sequence ATGAAACAAACAGTTTCAGTGTTAGGGGCGGGGTCGTATGGCACCGCCCTTGCTTTTTGTCTGGCCAGAAATGGCGTTGCCACTACATTGTGGGGGCGAGACCCAAAGCAAATGCAAGATATGGCTACAGCCAGATGCAATCAAAAATACCTACCCGGTGCTACATTTCCCGGTCCATTAGTGATTGAAGCTGACTTGCTCAAAGCGGTTAACCTTAACAATGATTTGCTTATCGTGACGCCAAGTCATGGTTTTTCGGCACTGCTGCGCCAAATCAAACCCATGCTCACTCCAGCACATAGAATCATTTGGGCTACAAAAGGCCTCGACCCAGAAAATGGTCGATTACTGCAAGATGTAGCCCGAGAAATACTCGGCGACGCTATTCCCCTTGCGGTTGTTTCAGGCCCTACATTTGCCAAAGAAATGGTCGCAGGTCTACCCACTGCCATTTCTGTGTCTTCTACCGATGAACAGTTGGCTACTGATTTTGCCAACATGCTGCACTGCTCTCGTTCTTTCCGCGTTTACAAAAACAATGATTTTGTGGGTGTTCAACTCGGCGGTGCAGTGAAAAACGTGATTGCCATCGGCGCTGGATTAGCTGATGGATTAGGCTTTGGCTCCAATGCCAGAACCGCGTTGATTACCCGAGGTTTGGCAGAGTTAACCCGCTTAGGCATCACCTTAGGCGCACAACCAGAAACTTTCATGGGTATGGCTGGTTTAGGCGATCTGGTATTGACTTGCACGGATAATCAATCACGTAATCGACGCTTCGGGCTGGCCTTAGGCGCAGGCAAAAGCATAGACGATGCGATTGCAGAAATTGGCCAAGTGGTTGAAGGTTACCGCAACACCAAAGAGGTGCATCAGTTGGCTGCAAGGCACCAGGTTGAAATGCCCATTTGCGAACAAATATACCAAGTGCTGTACCAAGGTAAACCCGCGAAAGAAGCGGCTCTCGCCTTGTTAGGCCGGGAGCAAACTTCCGAGTAA
- the yiaA gene encoding inner membrane protein YiaA → MTIQAPTKSYTLASLAALLIGTVAYSIGLFNAQMALNEKGYYLIIMLYGLFSMVSLQKTIRDKAEGIKTSSMYQTLSWASSGFAIALLAIGLYNAELALSEKGFYAMAYVLSLFAAVTVQKNVRDKDALAGKQEEVQQAEFATEQVS, encoded by the coding sequence ATGACAATTCAAGCACCGACGAAATCATATACATTGGCATCATTAGCAGCATTACTGATTGGCACGGTTGCCTACAGTATCGGCTTGTTCAATGCACAGATGGCGCTAAATGAAAAAGGTTACTATTTGATCATCATGCTCTACGGTTTGTTCTCAATGGTATCCCTGCAAAAAACAATCCGTGATAAAGCCGAAGGCATTAAAACCTCAAGCATGTATCAAACGTTATCATGGGCATCATCTGGTTTTGCTATCGCGTTATTAGCAATCGGCTTATACAACGCAGAATTAGCATTAAGTGAAAAAGGCTTTTACGCCATGGCGTATGTGCTGAGTTTGTTTGCCGCTGTGACAGTACAAAAGAATGTACGTGATAAAGACGCATTGGCCGGAAAACAAGAGGAAGTGCAGCAAGCAGAGTTCGCTACAGAGCAAGTGAGCTAA
- a CDS encoding DUF2145 domain-containing protein, producing MMTMSSKQWLTALVLTFTFSFTATAGSQANKVATHEPEQIVHFAKNVEKYAASQGARAFIIARVGRPQKDLPKGIRFTHTAVAIYSDITLDDGELVKGYAIYNLYQKSGELDKSQLVTDYPVDFFWGAAQLSAGVIIPTPDMQTRLIDIISTGKNAQLHNENYSVIANPMNRQLQNCTEHTLDMLNAAIYQTTDIDKLKANTQAYFTPQRVHTSRFKLMFGAMLQDDVTTKDHTGKVSTTTFTSIAQYLAKYDLASQSVILGSDGQAVEIMSGSKFVASAANSSI from the coding sequence ATGATGACTATGTCTTCTAAACAATGGCTTACAGCGTTAGTCCTTACATTCACCTTTTCTTTCACAGCGACAGCGGGCAGCCAAGCGAATAAAGTGGCAACGCATGAGCCAGAGCAGATCGTCCACTTTGCTAAAAATGTGGAGAAGTATGCGGCCAGCCAAGGAGCAAGAGCATTTATTATTGCTAGAGTGGGCCGCCCGCAAAAAGATCTGCCCAAAGGGATACGCTTCACTCATACGGCGGTGGCTATATATTCAGATATCACCCTAGATGACGGTGAACTGGTCAAGGGTTACGCGATTTATAATCTGTATCAAAAAAGCGGCGAGTTAGACAAAAGCCAGTTAGTCACCGATTACCCAGTTGATTTTTTTTGGGGCGCTGCTCAGCTAAGCGCAGGAGTGATTATTCCCACGCCTGATATGCAAACGCGTTTAATTGACATCATTAGCACAGGTAAAAATGCGCAGTTGCATAACGAAAACTACTCGGTGATTGCTAACCCCATGAACAGGCAACTGCAAAACTGCACCGAGCATACGTTGGACATGCTCAATGCCGCGATTTATCAAACGACAGATATAGATAAATTAAAAGCCAATACCCAAGCATATTTTACGCCCCAGCGTGTGCATACCAGCCGTTTTAAGCTAATGTTTGGTGCAATGCTGCAAGATGATGTGACCACGAAAGATCATACTGGCAAAGTGTCCACCACGACCTTTACATCTATTGCCCAGTATTTAGCTAAATACGATTTGGCCAGTCAGAGCGTTATTTTAGGCAGTGACGGACAAGCAGTAGAAATTATGTCTGGTTCGAAATTTGTGGCCAGTGCAGCGAATTCATCAATATAA
- a CDS encoding helix-turn-helix domain-containing protein, which yields MSQISQISNTLKQLLRQHQITYKYIAEKLDMSEANVKRIFSTNSFALDRLEQICEILQMSLSDLFIIAQKQTQQLTQLTEEQENELLADTKLLLVAVCVRDAWTFDEIIGHYAIDTHECVQLLAKLDRIKIIDLLPNNHYKSLIAQDFRWIPGGPLERFMEREVMVKFMAPKKEEPWTFRFYLRGRYSQTSVDIIQRKLNQLTKEAAVLNQEDASLPLSKRQHFGLLMAMRPWEPSLFENLHRENLPRESPLNKS from the coding sequence ATGAGTCAGATTAGCCAAATCAGCAACACCTTAAAGCAGTTGCTACGTCAGCATCAGATAACGTACAAATACATTGCCGAAAAACTCGACATGAGCGAAGCAAACGTAAAACGCATCTTCTCAACGAACAGCTTTGCATTGGACCGCTTAGAGCAAATTTGTGAGATTTTGCAGATGAGCCTTTCTGACTTATTCATCATCGCCCAAAAGCAAACCCAGCAACTGACTCAGCTCACCGAAGAACAAGAAAATGAATTATTGGCTGACACTAAATTGTTACTCGTTGCCGTGTGCGTGCGCGATGCTTGGACTTTTGATGAAATCATTGGGCATTACGCTATCGACACTCATGAATGTGTGCAGTTACTGGCTAAGTTAGATCGCATTAAAATTATCGATTTACTGCCTAACAATCACTACAAGTCTCTGATTGCACAAGATTTCAGATGGATACCCGGCGGGCCATTAGAGCGATTTATGGAGCGAGAGGTCATGGTGAAATTTATGGCGCCTAAGAAGGAAGAGCCATGGACTTTTCGATTTTACCTGCGTGGGCGTTACTCACAGACATCAGTGGATATTATCCAGCGAAAACTTAATCAACTAACCAAAGAGGCTGCGGTACTAAACCAAGAAGATGCCAGTTTGCCATTGAGTAAACGCCAGCACTTTGGCTTACTAATGGCCATGCGCCCGTGGGAGCCTTCGTTGTTTGAAAACCTGCATCGAGAAAACCTACCTCGTGAAAGCCCACTTAATAAAAGCTAA
- the yaaA gene encoding peroxide stress protein YaaA yields the protein MLLVVSPAKNLDFEKHSNAPSSSQPELLEHSQQLIDRSRKLSPAQIGSLMKISDKLAGLNADRFAAWHTPFTDENAKQAVLAFNGDVYGGLDAASFSEQDFSYAQKHMRILSGLYGLLKPLDLMQAYRLEMGTKLDTERGTNLYQFWGNIITEKLNQALAEQGDNVLVNLASSEYFTAVKPKALDGEIIEPVFKDFKNGQYKIISFYAKKARGLMARYIIQNKVSDVAKLRDFDTAGYRFSEEQSAGNKLVFLRDEQ from the coding sequence ATGCTACTTGTTGTATCACCAGCCAAAAATCTCGATTTTGAGAAGCACAGCAATGCACCTTCGTCGAGCCAGCCTGAGTTGCTAGAGCACAGTCAGCAGCTGATTGATCGCAGCCGGAAGTTGAGCCCAGCGCAAATTGGCTCACTGATGAAAATAAGCGATAAACTCGCCGGCCTAAATGCAGACCGCTTCGCAGCTTGGCACACGCCTTTCACCGATGAGAATGCCAAGCAAGCGGTATTAGCCTTCAATGGCGACGTGTACGGTGGTTTAGATGCCGCCAGTTTTAGTGAGCAGGACTTTTCATATGCACAAAAACATATGCGTATCTTGTCGGGGTTGTATGGTTTATTGAAACCACTGGATTTGATGCAAGCTTATCGCTTAGAGATGGGCACCAAGCTAGACACTGAGCGAGGCACTAACTTGTATCAATTTTGGGGGAACATCATCACCGAAAAGCTCAATCAGGCATTGGCAGAGCAGGGTGATAACGTGTTGGTCAATTTGGCCTCTAGCGAGTATTTCACTGCGGTTAAACCAAAAGCATTAGACGGCGAAATTATCGAGCCGGTATTTAAAGATTTTAAGAACGGCCAATATAAAATTATCAGCTTCTACGCTAAAAAAGCCCGGGGCCTGATGGCACGTTATATCATTCAAAATAAAGTCAGTGACGTTGCCAAGCTTAGAGATTTTGACACGGCAGGGTATCGCTTTAGCGAAGAGCAAAGCGCAGGCAATAAGCTGGTGTTCTTGCGCGACGAACAATAA
- the tal gene encoding transaldolase — protein sequence MSNQLQALRDITTVVADTGDIEAIKKYQPVDATTNPSLLLKAAEMEQYRSHLENAVAWAKEQSDDADQQIIDAGDKLAVTIGTDIVNIVPGRISTEVDARLSFDTQASIEKAHKLIALYKEAGIDKSRILIKLASTWEGIKAAEHLEKEGINCNLTLLFSFAQAQACAEAGAYLISPFVGRILDWYKAKTGKTEYAASEDPGVQSVTKIYNYYKEHGYKTVVMGASFRNIGEITELAGCDRLTISPGLLEELSNSDAPLEVKLKDTGATTTPGKPLDEAAFRWEMNQDAMATEKLSEGIRNFAADQVKLETLLKSYV from the coding sequence ATGTCCAATCAATTACAAGCACTACGCGATATCACCACTGTTGTTGCCGATACTGGCGACATAGAAGCGATCAAAAAGTATCAACCCGTTGATGCGACGACCAACCCTTCATTGTTGCTTAAAGCGGCTGAGATGGAGCAATATCGCTCGCATCTTGAAAATGCGGTTGCTTGGGCAAAAGAGCAATCTGATGACGCTGACCAGCAGATCATTGATGCTGGTGACAAGCTAGCGGTGACCATAGGGACTGATATTGTGAATATCGTTCCTGGTCGTATTTCTACAGAAGTAGATGCCCGTTTGTCGTTTGACACGCAAGCCAGCATCGAAAAAGCGCACAAGCTTATCGCTTTGTATAAAGAAGCAGGCATAGATAAAAGCCGCATCTTAATTAAATTAGCGTCAACATGGGAAGGTATTAAAGCCGCAGAACACCTTGAAAAAGAAGGTATCAATTGTAACTTAACCTTGTTGTTTAGTTTCGCTCAAGCCCAAGCCTGTGCTGAAGCCGGTGCTTACCTAATTTCACCCTTCGTTGGCCGTATACTTGATTGGTATAAAGCCAAAACCGGTAAAACTGAATATGCAGCCAGTGAAGATCCTGGTGTGCAATCAGTGACTAAGATCTACAATTACTACAAAGAGCACGGCTATAAAACCGTCGTTATGGGCGCAAGCTTCCGTAATATCGGTGAAATTACCGAACTTGCTGGCTGTGACCGCTTGACCATCAGCCCGGGTTTGTTGGAAGAGTTATCTAACAGCGATGCCCCGCTTGAAGTGAAGCTGAAAGACACGGGAGCAACAACGACTCCTGGTAAGCCACTTGATGAAGCTGCATTCCGCTGGGAAATGAACCAAGATGCCATGGCAACTGAGAAGTTGTCTGAAGGTATTCGTAACTTTGCGGCAGACCAAGTGAAACTTGAAACGCTACTTAAAAGCTACGTGTAA
- the pgi gene encoding glucose-6-phosphate isomerase: protein MTALTDTPTWQTLASLAEDVKQQHMRDWFASDTSRASKYQQTACGIELDFSKNLITDDVLKALFALADESQVSQKRDAMFKGDIINHTEKRAVLHTALRNFSGEPVYVDGQDVMPEVLACQDKIKDFVASIHSGERKGYTGKALKQIVSIGIGGSFLGPKIMSEALKPYWFDGVKVHFVANVDGCHIQDVLANLDHEETLVVMSSKSFTTQETLQNTLTAKDWFLNAGGTQQDIAKHFIAVSSNIKAATDFGMAEDNIFPMWDWVGGRYSLWSAIGLPIALTLGYDNYRQLLQGAFEMDEHFKTAPAEQNLPMLTALLGVWYINFFGAQSHVLLPYYHYLRGFPAYVQQLDMESNGKNISGDTTAVDYATGPIIWGSEGTNGQHSFHQLIHQGTLLIPADFMLPLNVPNQDNTHHAMLASNCFGQTQALMQGKTFDECYADLEGKGLDEAERVKLATHKTMPGNKPSNTLLFEQMDPKTLGSLVAMYEHKVFVQGAIWGVNSFDQWGVELGKELGNQVLDKIVNTDAALGFDSSTNALIARFRQANS, encoded by the coding sequence ATGACTGCGCTGACTGACACCCCTACTTGGCAAACGCTTGCTTCATTAGCTGAAGATGTTAAACAGCAACACATGCGCGACTGGTTCGCCAGCGATACCTCTCGTGCCAGTAAATACCAGCAAACGGCTTGCGGGATTGAACTAGACTTTTCTAAAAACCTGATCACTGATGATGTACTAAAAGCCTTGTTCGCTTTAGCCGATGAAAGCCAAGTCTCGCAGAAACGCGACGCGATGTTTAAAGGCGACATCATTAACCACACTGAAAAACGTGCGGTTTTACATACTGCATTACGTAACTTCTCAGGTGAGCCCGTTTATGTTGATGGTCAAGACGTCATGCCTGAAGTACTTGCTTGCCAAGACAAAATCAAAGATTTTGTTGCCAGTATTCACAGCGGCGAGCGTAAAGGTTACACAGGAAAAGCCCTAAAACAGATCGTAAGCATAGGGATTGGCGGTTCATTCTTAGGTCCTAAAATTATGTCTGAAGCTCTTAAACCTTATTGGTTTGATGGCGTTAAAGTGCATTTTGTGGCTAACGTAGATGGCTGCCATATTCAAGATGTACTCGCGAACCTAGATCACGAAGAAACCTTGGTCGTGATGTCGTCTAAGTCTTTCACCACCCAAGAAACCTTGCAAAATACCCTAACGGCTAAAGACTGGTTCTTAAACGCTGGGGGCACTCAGCAAGATATCGCCAAACACTTTATCGCTGTGTCTTCTAATATCAAGGCTGCCACAGACTTTGGTATGGCTGAAGACAACATATTCCCTATGTGGGACTGGGTTGGCGGGCGCTACTCTTTATGGTCTGCTATCGGTTTACCGATTGCCCTAACATTAGGTTATGACAATTACCGTCAATTGCTTCAAGGCGCCTTTGAAATGGATGAGCATTTCAAAACGGCTCCTGCAGAGCAAAACTTACCCATGCTGACTGCATTGTTAGGTGTGTGGTATATCAATTTCTTTGGTGCCCAAAGTCACGTTCTTTTACCTTATTACCACTATTTACGTGGTTTCCCTGCGTACGTTCAACAGTTAGACATGGAAAGTAATGGTAAGAATATCAGCGGCGACACCACAGCCGTAGATTACGCCACTGGCCCAATTATTTGGGGCAGCGAAGGGACGAATGGCCAACACTCATTCCACCAGCTTATTCATCAAGGTACCTTGTTGATCCCCGCGGACTTTATGTTGCCATTGAATGTGCCGAACCAAGACAACACCCATCACGCTATGCTGGCGTCAAACTGCTTTGGTCAAACCCAAGCATTGATGCAGGGTAAAACGTTTGATGAGTGTTATGCAGACCTTGAAGGTAAGGGTCTTGATGAGGCCGAGAGAGTTAAATTAGCCACCCATAAAACTATGCCAGGCAACAAACCAAGCAATACTTTGTTGTTTGAACAGATGGATCCGAAAACCTTAGGTTCTCTTGTGGCCATGTACGAGCACAAGGTATTTGTGCAAGGGGCAATATGGGGTGTTAACTCGTTTGACCAATGGGGCGTTGAATTAGGCAAAGAACTTGGCAACCAAGTGTTAGATAAAATTGTTAACACGGATGCAGCCCTCGGTTTTGATAGCTCAACGAACGCCTTGATTGCACGCTTTAGGCAAGCCAATAGCTAA
- a CDS encoding DUF2955 domain-containing protein — MSKSLLRLPFIRKGSVSRPAHRALTANEVRQCLRVAFGATLGFTISKIMGWNYGTFFTVYPMLLLGLVPILNSHIIRQFLANAVLVTTFVFVVQGMFGDQPIPMTITVVMIFAFMFRCMSNGANFLFGAVGMVGLSMQLHFASYSSASVSDLVMSNVAATVLTVFVAMLMHLLIPDVEARPKPPVINKPDSNRRHEVILATTVATLSYIVFQVLDLQGSLSAQVSSVLILFPLNWHGAGRAAVNRAIGTLVGCNIGLAWQFILLDHSGILWFVSIALWISVMLFARYHMLEGGGSGAGFGAMTTMGILFGQYLSPQQDLVYNALYRFTSVTVSVVLTLLAVYGMHRLLNKFANTRFILDSGST; from the coding sequence ATGTCCAAATCGTTACTGAGATTACCGTTTATTCGTAAAGGGAGCGTCAGTAGGCCTGCGCACCGAGCGTTGACGGCCAACGAAGTGCGCCAATGTTTGCGCGTGGCTTTTGGCGCGACACTTGGCTTTACCATCAGCAAAATAATGGGCTGGAATTACGGTACGTTTTTTACGGTGTATCCCATGTTGCTTCTGGGTTTAGTACCGATTTTAAACAGTCACATTATTCGCCAGTTTCTGGCAAATGCCGTCTTGGTCACTACCTTTGTATTTGTGGTGCAAGGTATGTTTGGCGATCAACCCATTCCCATGACGATTACGGTTGTGATGATCTTCGCTTTTATGTTTCGCTGCATGTCTAACGGGGCAAATTTTTTGTTTGGCGCCGTGGGCATGGTGGGCTTATCAATGCAGCTACACTTCGCCAGTTACAGCAGTGCATCGGTAAGCGATTTGGTGATGTCGAATGTGGCCGCCACAGTGCTCACTGTATTCGTCGCCATGTTAATGCATTTACTGATCCCTGATGTAGAGGCCAGACCAAAGCCCCCAGTGATAAACAAACCTGACAGCAACCGCCGACATGAGGTTATTTTAGCCACTACCGTGGCGACGTTATCCTACATCGTGTTTCAAGTGCTGGATTTACAAGGCTCGCTATCGGCTCAGGTGTCATCTGTGTTGATTCTGTTTCCGTTAAATTGGCATGGGGCAGGACGCGCAGCGGTAAATCGCGCGATAGGCACATTGGTGGGCTGTAACATTGGTTTGGCTTGGCAGTTTATTTTGCTCGACCATAGTGGGATCTTATGGTTTGTGAGTATCGCCCTGTGGATCAGTGTGATGCTGTTTGCTCGCTATCATATGTTAGAAGGCGGCGGCTCGGGTGCAGGCTTTGGCGCGATGACGACTATGGGAATATTGTTCGGCCAGTATTTATCGCCTCAACAAGACCTAGTATACAACGCCCTTTATCGTTTTACCTCTGTCACCGTGTCGGTGGTATTAACGCTTCTAGCTGTGTATGGCATGCATAGGTTACTGAATAAATTCGCTAATACGCGCTTTATTCTAGATAGCGGGTCTACATAA
- a CDS encoding HlyD family secretion protein, translating into MAPDQMFKRWVHIALAVFALSFAYFLAADLWMPVSTQARVLHPVVNISSKVSGQVSDVLVENNQLVEAGQVLFSLDKRPYEIAVDKAKLAVESASQTNLQLDASIAAAEAQALASKADVEELKLEVERVESLIKSNTVSRQLYDQTKANYRVAQAQVEAAQADVVKYRAQRGKDGNDNLLLRQAENTLQNAQLQLNYADVRSQVTGRVTNLQLQPGNYAQAGSSVAAVVVEKGDIVADFREKSLSHVQIGDLASIVFDAHPGRVFDGQVSAIDAGVKDGQISADGSLANPENSDRWVRDAQYMRTHITLLEAPDLLKSLPSGARATVQLHPVGGLASWLGAVQAHVISIIHYIY; encoded by the coding sequence ATGGCACCTGATCAAATGTTTAAGCGTTGGGTACACATTGCTCTTGCTGTGTTTGCTTTGTCGTTTGCCTACTTTTTAGCGGCAGATTTATGGATGCCCGTTAGCACTCAGGCTAGGGTGCTGCACCCTGTGGTGAATATTTCTTCCAAGGTTAGCGGGCAGGTTAGTGATGTGTTGGTTGAAAATAATCAGCTAGTCGAAGCCGGACAGGTGTTATTTAGTCTAGATAAACGTCCTTACGAAATTGCGGTGGACAAGGCTAAATTGGCGGTTGAAAGCGCCAGCCAAACTAATCTACAACTTGACGCATCTATTGCTGCAGCTGAGGCACAGGCTTTAGCGTCAAAGGCCGACGTGGAAGAGCTGAAGCTGGAAGTAGAGCGTGTGGAAAGCTTGATTAAATCCAACACGGTTTCACGTCAACTATACGACCAAACCAAGGCCAACTACCGGGTTGCACAAGCCCAAGTCGAGGCTGCGCAGGCAGACGTCGTCAAGTATCGCGCTCAACGGGGTAAAGATGGCAATGACAACTTATTGCTTCGCCAAGCCGAAAATACGCTGCAAAATGCGCAATTGCAGCTAAATTACGCCGATGTGCGCTCACAAGTAACAGGGCGGGTGACAAACCTACAACTGCAACCTGGAAATTACGCTCAAGCCGGCTCAAGTGTTGCCGCAGTCGTGGTCGAGAAAGGTGACATTGTCGCTGATTTTAGAGAAAAATCGTTAAGCCATGTGCAAATTGGCGATCTCGCCTCCATTGTATTTGATGCTCACCCTGGGCGTGTTTTTGACGGCCAAGTATCAGCTATTGATGCCGGGGTAAAAGACGGTCAGATAAGCGCTGATGGCTCATTGGCTAATCCTGAAAACTCAGATCGTTGGGTACGTGATGCCCAGTACATGCGTACGCATATTACGTTACTTGAAGCGCCTGATCTGCTGAAGTCATTGCCCTCTGGGGCACGGGCGACCGTACAGCTTCATCCTGTGGGTGGCTTAGCGAGTTGGTTGGGAGCAGTGCAAGCCCACGTGATCAGCATCATTCACTACATATACTAG
- a CDS encoding MarR family transcriptional regulator — MAGENSEYRKLNNPALGWLLGRVFRLWRSAISHSVRPMGMTEARWSVMMTLRTLGEGVSQHTLASELGIELPSLNRTVNQLVERNLVERRAHLSDKRCKCLWFTDAGNEQLQTLESCVGKVRSQLTDGITEEELDSMFNVLKKIESNACALLDKPTEGGQ, encoded by the coding sequence ATGGCGGGTGAAAACAGTGAATACAGAAAGCTTAATAATCCAGCTTTGGGTTGGTTGTTAGGGCGTGTATTTCGCCTGTGGCGAAGTGCTATATCCCATTCGGTTAGGCCAATGGGAATGACCGAAGCGCGCTGGTCGGTGATGATGACTTTAAGAACCCTAGGCGAGGGCGTATCTCAACATACGCTGGCGAGTGAGCTTGGAATCGAACTGCCGTCTCTAAATCGCACAGTGAACCAGCTAGTGGAACGCAATTTGGTCGAGCGACGTGCGCATCTGAGTGATAAGCGCTGCAAATGTTTGTGGTTTACTGACGCGGGTAATGAACAACTGCAAACACTGGAAAGTTGCGTAGGGAAAGTGCGTAGTCAGTTAACCGACGGGATCACCGAGGAAGAGCTTGATAGCATGTTTAATGTATTGAAAAAAATTGAAAGTAATGCCTGTGCTTTGCTGGATAAGCCAACAGAGGGAGGACAATAA